In Streptomyces sp. NBC_01439, the following are encoded in one genomic region:
- a CDS encoding toll/interleukin-1 receptor domain-containing protein produces MDPYVFINFRRADTRNIGSHIDTKLRNEFGSRAAFRDQRDLPKGIDYREELERGIRKCDLLLVVMGAHWASVRDEAGRRCIDREDDWVRKEIALALAYKLPVMPVLVDGAKLPSVDELPDDIRALSYRQAVDFRPDQEQIDFPPLLDAIRRAVPELSSVRRSREDGGAGADSGTTVTFDRVKGTSIIIGGRQNTINDQRGTAAAPASDPRDDARERP; encoded by the coding sequence ATGGACCCCTACGTCTTCATCAACTTCCGTCGCGCCGATACCCGTAACATCGGTTCGCACATCGACACCAAACTCCGCAACGAGTTCGGCAGCCGTGCTGCGTTCCGGGACCAGCGCGACCTCCCCAAGGGCATCGACTACCGCGAGGAGCTCGAACGGGGAATCAGGAAGTGCGACCTTCTGCTCGTGGTCATGGGAGCCCACTGGGCATCCGTGCGGGACGAAGCAGGCCGCCGTTGCATCGACCGCGAAGACGACTGGGTCCGCAAGGAGATCGCCCTCGCCCTCGCGTACAAGCTGCCCGTCATGCCCGTTCTGGTCGACGGCGCGAAGCTCCCGAGCGTCGATGAGCTGCCGGACGACATCCGGGCCCTGAGCTATCGGCAGGCCGTCGACTTCCGCCCCGACCAGGAGCAGATCGACTTCCCCCCGCTCCTCGACGCGATCCGCCGGGCGGTCCCCGAGCTGAGTTCCGTGCGGCGCAGCCGCGAGGACGGCGGCGCGGGGGCCGACAGCGGAACCACCGTCACCTTCGATCGGGTGAAAGGCACCAGCATCATCATCGGCGGCCGGCAGAACACGATCAACGACCAACGCGGCACCGCCGCGGCCCCGGCGTCCGACCCCAGGGACGACGCCCGGGAGCGCCCGTGA
- a CDS encoding helix-turn-helix domain-containing protein produces the protein MSPARSDFGAELRRRRNESEKSLVQLAGEVHISKSYLSKIERGLATPSGRIARSLDVKLHAKGELAALLAPGSAEERNGDLPPSPHLDAAPWSFLLYDGGEGDFTSHGPLAEPPGRAPAVVAHSVITPGSQGALEESVLPVFHTLFHAYRRLGQLSGPGAVIPLSTAATATLRGLGRGTSRAHRGAALRLAARFAEYTGWMWQEAGDDRAAQCWTDHAAGLAEAGGDQELVAYALLRRAELALYRDDSLATVELARAAGARARGPRIKALAAQREAQGHALLGDEDACRRALDRGADLVHEPWARADGAPALGGTHLPDLTAFVTGWCLRELGRPEQAVALLDTGRDAIAPHAARARARHSARLALALIDAGEVERGCAVAESAARDVMTTDSATVRTDVRQLRSVLTSRSRRAVVRDVLPVIAASLSGNPVPHA, from the coding sequence ATGTCACCAGCCCGGTCGGACTTCGGCGCAGAACTGCGCCGTAGAAGGAACGAGTCCGAGAAGTCACTGGTCCAACTGGCCGGCGAGGTCCACATCTCGAAGTCGTACCTGAGCAAGATCGAGCGCGGACTCGCCACGCCCTCGGGCAGGATCGCCCGATCGCTCGACGTCAAGCTCCACGCCAAGGGGGAGCTCGCCGCGTTGCTGGCACCCGGATCCGCCGAGGAGCGGAACGGGGACTTACCTCCCTCGCCGCACCTGGACGCGGCTCCCTGGTCGTTCCTCCTGTACGACGGCGGAGAGGGCGACTTCACGTCCCACGGCCCGCTCGCCGAGCCGCCGGGAAGGGCGCCCGCGGTCGTGGCGCACAGCGTCATCACCCCCGGCTCGCAGGGTGCGCTGGAGGAATCGGTGCTCCCCGTGTTCCACACCCTCTTCCACGCATACCGCCGGCTCGGCCAGCTCTCCGGTCCGGGCGCGGTGATCCCGCTGAGCACCGCGGCGACCGCCACCCTCCGCGGTCTGGGCCGGGGCACGTCGCGCGCGCACCGGGGCGCCGCCCTGCGGCTCGCCGCGCGTTTCGCCGAGTACACCGGCTGGATGTGGCAGGAAGCCGGCGACGATCGGGCCGCACAGTGCTGGACCGACCATGCGGCCGGGCTCGCCGAGGCCGGCGGTGACCAGGAGCTCGTGGCCTACGCGCTGCTGCGACGGGCCGAACTGGCCCTGTATCGGGACGACTCGCTCGCCACCGTCGAACTCGCCCGTGCGGCCGGTGCGCGGGCCCGCGGCCCGCGCATCAAAGCGCTGGCCGCGCAGCGAGAGGCCCAAGGGCATGCGCTCCTCGGTGACGAGGACGCTTGCCGCCGGGCTCTGGACCGCGGTGCCGACCTCGTGCACGAGCCGTGGGCGCGGGCGGACGGCGCTCCGGCCCTCGGCGGCACGCACCTTCCCGACCTCACCGCCTTCGTCACGGGCTGGTGTCTGCGGGAACTCGGCCGACCGGAGCAGGCGGTCGCCCTGCTCGACACTGGCAGGGACGCCATCGCGCCGCACGCGGCACGCGCCAGGGCCCGCCACAGTGCGCGCCTGGCCCTCGCCCTGATCGATGCCGGTGAGGTCGAGCGCGGCTGTGCGGTGGCCGAGTCCGCCGCACGCGACGTCATGACGACCGATTCGGCCACCGTCCGGACCGACGTGAGACAGCTCCGGTCGGTGCTCACCAGCCGCAGCAGGCGCGCCGTGGTCCGTGACGTCCTCCCCGTCATCGCCGCCAGTCTGAGCGGCAACCCCGTACCACACGCATAG